Proteins co-encoded in one Acidobacteriota bacterium genomic window:
- the tatB gene encoding twin-arginine translocase subunit TatB — protein MGTSELILVGIVALIFLGPRKLPELAKKAGKIMAEFRGTANEFKQTWEKEVNFEEEAKAFSLGSLDAEAVARDESGATPETTTVIPDAPAIRAADPEAFKHMIESSETPKPAEVLIENSPASDKKNWL, from the coding sequence ATTGGTACCTCCGAATTGATACTTGTAGGTATCGTTGCGCTTATCTTCCTCGGCCCGAGAAAATTACCAGAACTTGCAAAGAAAGCAGGGAAGATCATGGCTGAGTTTCGCGGTACTGCAAACGAATTCAAGCAGACGTGGGAAAAAGAAGTTAACTTTGAGGAAGAGGCTAAAGCTTTCAGCCTTGGCAGCCTGGATGCGGAGGCCGTAGCTCGGGATGAGTCCGGAGCGACACCGGAAACGACCACTGTCATTCCTGACGCCCCGGCGATCCGGGCGGCTGATCCGGAAGCTTTCAAACACATGATCGAATCCAGCGAAACTCCAAAACCTGCCGAAGTACTCATCGAAAACTCACCTGCGAGCGATAAGAAGAACTGGCTCTAG
- the tatC gene encoding twin-arginine translocase subunit TatC — translation MDQIESGQELEPGAQMSFLEHLDELRKRLVKAVLILIVSFLVCFYFGQTIYNFLSIPVRQALSKAERRQWPIGGLTGDEKILAISEMKEGDSGRFTLDKDTTLGGALLRAGTSVNAKAVTDTDGKLGLFTTEKIITNNAIVPEGVRLPVPLDKVLPNQDERMTVTTTTEQFTLIVTVSLYAAIALALPLLLWQVWGFISPALYKHERRYVTPFVGLSTVSFVIGAAFAYYILFPPAVAFLLNYGDGEFQLQLRATEYLDFITIIMLAMGLIFQMPAITYVLARIGIVSAGMLIRSWKISLIIILIVAAVVSPTADVVNMMLFAAPMMGLYVVSVFIAWFFNRKRRTDAEAEKA, via the coding sequence ATGGATCAAATCGAATCAGGTCAGGAATTGGAACCGGGCGCTCAGATGTCGTTTCTCGAACATCTCGACGAGCTTCGTAAGCGCCTTGTTAAAGCCGTACTTATCCTGATCGTCTCTTTTCTTGTTTGTTTTTATTTCGGTCAAACGATCTATAACTTTCTGTCGATCCCAGTGCGGCAGGCTTTGTCCAAGGCCGAAAGGCGGCAATGGCCGATCGGCGGACTGACCGGCGACGAGAAAATACTCGCTATCAGCGAGATGAAAGAGGGAGACAGCGGCAGATTTACGCTGGACAAGGATACAACGCTTGGCGGGGCACTGCTTAGAGCCGGAACATCGGTTAATGCAAAAGCCGTGACAGATACGGATGGTAAGTTGGGCCTCTTTACGACCGAGAAGATCATTACCAACAATGCGATCGTGCCCGAGGGGGTCAGGCTCCCGGTTCCCCTCGATAAAGTCTTGCCAAATCAAGATGAGAGAATGACGGTAACGACAACGACCGAGCAGTTCACTCTGATCGTCACGGTTTCGCTTTATGCTGCAATTGCCCTCGCTCTGCCGCTTTTGCTCTGGCAGGTTTGGGGATTTATCTCACCCGCACTTTATAAGCATGAACGGCGATATGTGACGCCATTTGTTGGGCTCTCAACAGTTTCGTTCGTTATCGGAGCGGCATTTGCCTACTATATACTATTCCCTCCGGCGGTCGCTTTTCTGCTCAATTACGGCGACGGCGAGTTTCAGCTGCAGCTTCGTGCGACGGAGTATCTGGATTTCATCACGATCATTATGCTTGCGATGGGATTGATCTTTCAGATGCCGGCCATCACGTATGTTTTGGCTCGGATCGGGATCGTTTCCGCCGGAATGCTGATCCGCAGCTGGAAAATATCGCTCATTATCATTTTGATCGTAGCAGCAGTAGTTTCTCCAACGGCCGACGTTGTCAACATGATGTTGTTTGCAGCACCGATGATGGGACTATATGTTGTGTCGGTATTTATCGCTTGGTTTTTCAATAGAAAAAGGCGAACCGATGCTGAGGCTGAGAAGGCTTAG